GTAAACTCTTTCCTGAACTTGCAAACTTTATTTTAAAAAATAATAAATTTAAAATCCCTAAAACAAAATCCAAACCTTTTATTCTTATTGACTCTTTACCTATTATACTCACAACTGGTTTTCGGGCGCACAAGTGCAATACTGCAAACGATATTTCTGCTATTGGCTATTGCTCTTCAAAAGATAAATTTTACTATGGGTTAAAACTTCATCTCGCTGCTTTGTTTCAAAATAAAAAACTTGCCGCACCTATTGATTTTAAAATCACACCCGCCGCAACTCACGACTTAACTGCTGTTAAGAATGATCTTTTAAACTTCAAACATTCGCAAATCTTTGCCGATCGTGCTTACTGTGACAAATCAACTAAAAAAAACTTGAATCAAATAAACTCTAAATTACACACACCAATTAAACTCTCTCGGAATAAAAAAACTCTTTCTAGTGATGAGAAAGTTTATTCTAAATCTGTTAGCTCTATTCGGCAGTCCATTGAAATCCTTTTTAACTGGTTAATTGAATCCAGCGGTATTCAAATCGCATCAAAAGTTCAATCGACTAAAGGCCTTATCGTCCATGTTTTCGGACGATTTTCTGCCTGCCTGTTTAACTACTTATTCAAATTCTAATTGATTTTTCTCAACTATTAATTGGCATTATTAATTTGTGGATTTAAATTAAAATACTTTTTTAACAAATCAATATTTTTAACTTCAACAAGTCTATACTGTAATTTTTTTTCAATTTTATTTGTTAATGGTGATAAATTTGCATTTGCCCAATTAACACTAAAAAATACTTCTATACTATTTAAGTCACTTTCATTATTTAATGTTTCTTGAACAAAAAAATTAAAAATTTCACTTTTATAAATTGGGTCTATGGATTTATTATAATAATGAGCGGGCTCAAAGCCCCATTTATGCTCAGAATTTAAAGTGCCCCAATAAGCCTTAATCCATGACCTAAAATCAACCTCGTAAATTAACACCGGAAACTCTTTGGCGTACATTTTAATTAAAGAATGAGCGGCTATATTGATTATTGTTAAAAAAACTGGCTCCAACTCTTTTATTTTTTCGTAATATACTTGATCAGGATTTTTTTCTAAATATAAATATTTAAAATAATCTGGATTATACCTTTCTAAAAAAACCAAACTAGTATAATATTCTGACATTTTATTTTTAATAGAATTTAAATAATTATAAATCAAAATTTCTTCAAATTTTTTATTAACTTTATTAAGATTTTTTTTGTATTGATCATAATACACTATAGTTTTTTCAAATTGATCCCATTTATTTTTAGCAATTGATCCTTGATCTGTTCCATAATGAATTTGATTAGCATCATTTTCATAAAAATTATTTAAATTATGTTCATAAATACTAATTGAATAAGCCTGAAAAAAAACCGAAAAACTTAACAAAAACAAAAAAATTCTTACTAACATACAACAATAACCTTTACAATTAAACAAATACTTAAAAATAAATTACATAAATATATCTATTCTATGGCACAATCACTATAGGAATAACAGTTGATAATGTGACTGTACTCACAGAATTTTCAGCAATTATCAATTCATTTAAAGCTTGTATCCCCGACTCTAAACTTACCAAATTTACATTCGCAACTTCAAACAGTGTTTCAATATTATTCGCTTCTTCTACAATTTCCATATCCTCTAGGATCTGTGCATTATGTTCGACTTCATCCACAGGCATAAATTCTTGTGAAGCATTAGAACTCATTCCCGAATCATCACTTCGTATTGAAACAGGATAAGCATCATCATATCCTGATGAAACTTCAGAAGGGTTGCCGCTCACTTGAATACCTTGCTCTTGTCTTTCATAACGATTTAATAACTGCTCAATCCAATAATTCTGAAAATCATCAAATAATCTGTCAAATAATTCTTGGCTACTCCCTTCGATTTCTGTTTGTATTTGTTGCTGTATTTGTTCAAATTCTTGCGGCGGATTCCATTCTTGTTGCAACCAACGATTCCAAACTTCTCTATAAGTAGGGACTCTAAAATCATTATGATTTAATAAAAATCCATCATTATCCTCTACTAGTTGAAAAAATCGATACATTGAATTTTCAATTCTTTGATATGGAAGATTTTCATATATTGGATCAATAATTATATTGCTTGAGTTATAAATATTTGGTAGCTTTAAAATAGAATTAATTTCATTATAATTTTCATCATATCCATTCATTTTATTTAACATCAAAAAAGATGAATTTAACAAATAATCTTCATTTATAATGAAGTTTTTAAAAACAGAACTTTCATATTCATTATTAACAAATAAAATTTTTGATAATAAATCTTGATATTTTAATGAATATATAAATTTAATATAACTTAAGACTAGGTCATCACTAAAATATTCTGGACACGAAGCAAAGTAAATAAAATTTTCGTTTGATGATTTATTTTTTGGAATTTCAAGCATATTAATTTTTAAATTTCCATAAAATCTACTAATAAATATATCTTTTTCTTTAGTATTATTGTTATCAAAAAAATAAAAGTCACCTGGCCTTGTATAATCTTCCATTTTACTAATTAGCATTTTTTTGTTACTAATTTCATTAAACAAATTTAATAGTAATACATTCTCAACAAAAAATTTAGGATTGTTAATCAATTTATTTATTAAAACTAATACTGAAGGAGATATATATCTAGACCATGATTTAGAATTAACTAATTTTAAAAATTCAATTGATGAATTAGGAATTTCGTATTTATTAAGATACATTGCAAGATACAATATATAAGGAATATCTTTAGAAATTACAATCCCATCTTCCCAATCACTTTCAGAGTATAATTTATAATTGCTCAAAACTGATGCTAAAAGTAACATTTCTCTTGTGATTTTAGTGGTAACGTGGTTTGTACTCCCTAAAATCTTATTTGACTCTAAATTTCTAATAATTTTTCTATTTTTACTATCTTTACTATATTTCCAAATTTGACTTCTATTATTATTAATACATTTAGAAATTAATAATGTATTACCTAATTTATCTTCTAAACATTTACCATTTTCTTTAACAGAATATATTTTAAATTCAGTAAAATTCTTATTAATAGGATAAATTAGCCATTCTTGAGAATTATCTAATACAGCACAATTTTCATATTTAGCGTGTCTACTTTTTACTTTTGATAAGCATTTATTTTTATCAAAAATTTTATATGTATTTAATAAATAGTTTGATACATCAAATTTTCTTTTATTGTCAAAATTATCGCTTTTAGATTTTTTATTAGTCAAATTTAATCTTAAATTTAAATTCAAAAAAGTTTCAAAAATTTTGGTTTTAAAATTTATAATATTTAAAACCAAATTACTTCTTCCTATTTTAACTGAAAAATTCTCAATCTCTTTTTCATAAATACTTAAATCAGGTAATAAATATTTTTTTATCAAATCAATATTTTTATTATAAATAAATTTATAGTAAACTGGGTTTTTATTATTTGTAACCCATGGAGTTAAAGAAGCACTATTCCAAAACTCACCAAATGTAACTTCGTTTTGCATAAAATCAAAATCTTCTACATTTGATTTTAATAAAAAATCATTAAAAATACTATATTCTAAAATTTTTTTTGAAGAGTTTTTTAAATAATGGGCAGATTCAAACCCCGAAAAGTGTTGTGTATTTAATGTAGGCCAATATGCTTTAACCCAAAAATTAAATTCTATTTCTTTTAAAAATTCAGAATTATTTGCAAAAAAATATTTTAAATATTGATAAAACGACTTATTGATAATTTGTAAAAATAATGGCTCAATATCTTGCATTGATCTATTATAAATTTCCTCAGAGGTTTGATTAGGAAACATTTTATTAAAACTATTAGGATCATACTTTTCTAAAACAATTAAACTAGTATGATATTTAATTATCAAGTCACGCACAGCCTTAAAATACAATAAATCAACATGGTTTTCAAAGTTATTTAAAATATTTTCTAAATTTTTTTTATGTTCCTCGTAACTTTTATTTATTTTTAAAAAATTATCCCACCTTTCATTAGAAATAGACCCCTGATCGTTTGAACGATAGTGAGTGTTAGAATTATTATCCATTATCTGTTTATCATAAATGCTAATTCCATTAGCAATCGGCACATAAGCAGTTGAAAAAACATATAATAATTTTTTAATTTTTAACATTAATCCTCCTTGATTATAAAAATTAATAAATGATGAAAATTTATTTAAAAATAATAAATTTTACAATATAAATTTATAAATTTTTATTATAAATGTAAATAAAAAAATTAATTATTTTTTATATAATACATAATATTTTTAAATTTTCTTTAAAAATAAATAAAAAATGTTACTATAAATAATTAATTTTAATTTAATTATACTAAAGGAAGTTTTTATGGCAAAATCATATAAGAAAAAAAATTTAAATTATATCAAAATATTAGACCATCCATTACTAACGCATTCTTTATCGATTATTAGAAATAAAGAAACTCCAAGCAATGAATTTAGAAGAATACTTGGAGAAGTGAGTCGCTTAATGGCTTACGAAAGCTCTCGAGATTTAAAAACAAAAAATATGATAATCGATACCCCCTTTGAAAAAATTGAAAGCCCATTTATATCAGAAGATGTCACAATTGTTTCTGTTATGAGAGCAGGAATGGGAATGCTTGATGGCTTTATGCAAATGTTTCCTTTATCAAAGGTGGGGCATATTGGGATATATCGAGATAAATTTTTAAATAACACTGTAGAATATTATTTTAGACTTCCAGACGATATCGAAGGTAATAAAATATTTTTACTCGATCCATTACTCGCTACCGGCGCTACTATTGTCGCTGCTATAAACAGACTCAAACAATACGGTGCACATGATATTCGTTTTCATTGCATATTGGCATCACATTCTGGCTTAGAAATTTTGCATAATGCGCATCCTGATGTATCGATCTATTGTCTTGGTGTTGAGCGCACTATCGATGATAAAGGATATTTACTTCCTGGAATTGGAGACGCGGGAGACAGAATTTATGGTACCATTTGAAATTTTTTTATTGAGGTTAAATTTTGAAAAAAGATAGAAAAGTCACAATTATTGCTATTTCTGGAGGAAGTGGCTCGGGAAAAACAACGGCTGCAAAAAAATTACAACAAATTTTAGGAAACGATATCTGCCAAATAGTGAGTCAAGATAATTATTATCATGATCACAGCCTTCAATTTAAAGGCGATGGCAGTGTTAATTTTGATCATCCACAAGCCATCGACTTTGCGTTAATGGCCACACAATTAAAAAATTTATCAGAAAATATACCGATAAATATGCCTGATTATGACTTTATCACCCATACAAGAAAAAAAGAAACTATTTACTTTGAACCTATGCCGGTTATCATTGTTGATGGAACTTTAGTACTATCACAAGAAAAATTAAGAGAATTTTTTGATTATGCTATATTTCTTGATATTGCAGAAGATATCCGGTTTAAAAGAAGACTCAAACGTGATGTCGAAGAAAGAGGCCGGAGCCCTGAAGGAGTGATTCTACAGTACCAAACTTTTGTAAAACCGATGTACGAGGCTTACGTGCAACCTTCGCAAAAATTTGCTAGTCATGTCGTTTACGACAACGAAAGTCTTTACGACTTACTGGACGAATTTAAAAAAACGTTTTCTACAAATT
This region of Spirobacillus cienkowskii genomic DNA includes:
- a CDS encoding IS982 family transposase, with translation MDWQSQLITVYLTTCDFFSQLSPTSFLKISPNSNPSFTDQEVTTIYIFGVLMKQKNIKAIFNFTKNFIPNWFPHLPSYEGFLSRLNSLSKLFPELANFILKNNKFKIPKTKSKPFILIDSLPIILTTGFRAHKCNTANDISAIGYCSSKDKFYYGLKLHLAALFQNKKLAAPIDFKITPAATHDLTAVKNDLLNFKHSQIFADRAYCDKSTKKNLNQINSKLHTPIKLSRNKKTLSSDEKVYSKSVSSIRQSIEILFNWLIESSGIQIASKVQSTKGLIVHVFGRFSACLFNYLFKF
- the upp gene encoding uracil phosphoribosyltransferase, yielding MAKSYKKKNLNYIKILDHPLLTHSLSIIRNKETPSNEFRRILGEVSRLMAYESSRDLKTKNMIIDTPFEKIESPFISEDVTIVSVMRAGMGMLDGFMQMFPLSKVGHIGIYRDKFLNNTVEYYFRLPDDIEGNKIFLLDPLLATGATIVAAINRLKQYGAHDIRFHCILASHSGLEILHNAHPDVSIYCLGVERTIDDKGYLLPGIGDAGDRIYGTI
- the udk gene encoding uridine kinase, which translates into the protein MKKDRKVTIIAISGGSGSGKTTAAKKLQQILGNDICQIVSQDNYYHDHSLQFKGDGSVNFDHPQAIDFALMATQLKNLSENIPINMPDYDFITHTRKKETIYFEPMPVIIVDGTLVLSQEKLREFFDYAIFLDIAEDIRFKRRLKRDVEERGRSPEGVILQYQTFVKPMYEAYVQPSQKFASHVVYDNESLYDLLDEFKKTFSTN